The Jaculus jaculus isolate mJacJac1 chromosome 1, mJacJac1.mat.Y.cur, whole genome shotgun sequence nucleotide sequence tgggggggggggagggaattaacacgggatttttttataatcatggaaaatgctaataaaattttttttaaaaagaatggaaaaaaaaaagaaaaaagaaaagctcccTTCACCCGACAAAGTAACGAACGTTTTTGTTCTAGTGACCTAATCAGTAGCTTTGGtaagaataaaacagaaagcaAGATCCAGTTTCTCTTAGGGACTTGGCAAACATTTAAAGATGATGTGCGCCACCTACTGGCAATGGCTTGCAATGACAGAGTCCATATCTGGTGCTCAAACTTCTGTTCAGAATCTGACTCCTTGCGGAAGACTTTTCTCTAAAGCTAAAGCCGGctctttatttcatttgcttAGAAAACCAAAGAGCATAAAGAAATACTAAGTTAAAGTTGAAAGAGTCAAATCGGGCAGTGTGGAAGGATAAGAGAAATGCTCAAAGTATTGACAGAAACAGTAGTGGGTACCAGGGAGATAGAATGTCGATGGGAAGCATGAGTCCAACAGTTCAAATGATTTCCATGAGAgcgggaaaggagaaagagagagaaagagagagaaggggggggagggagagggagggagggagggagagagagagagaaagcgatcAAAGTAGATGTGGACAGTGCAGACTACCGTGCTACCTGAAATAAAAATTGGCTCTGGGGTTGTTTACACAAAGAGTGAGTATGCTCCCTTCAATAAGCGCTTATCTTGTCTATTTACTGAACCGCAGAACTCACTATGTGAGAAAGGAACAaataattttggcttacaaaatTCTTTAAGCCCTAGTCAAAGGAAAAAGCTTACAGAAGCTGGTCACCTCTGTTGATCCAGACactgtgtgggcacacacacacacaaacacacacacacacacacacacacacacacacacacacacacagtattcaCCTTTCATGGACACTATCAGTCTAAACTCACATGCTGCTCTCAACATTTCTGTGGTCACTTCATCACTTCCAAGTTCTAcctatgtgtatgtggtgtgtgtgtgtgtgcatggaggccagaggctgatggacatgtgtggtgtgtgtgtgtgtgtgtgtgtgtgtgtgtgtgtgtgtatggaggccagaggctgatggacatgtgtgtggtgtgtgtgtgcatggaggccagaggctgatggacatgtgtgtggtgtgtgtgtgtgtgcatggaggccagaggctgatggcTGGTGTCTTATGCTTTTGCTCCCcatctttttctttgagataacttctctcactgaacccacagctcacgtgttcagctagtctagctaatcAGAAAGCTTTAGGGATGCCCTGTATCTGCCCCTTATCACTGGGATATAGGCCTTAGGAGATCCATCAAGAGAGTTCTTCTAGAAGCAGGAGCCTGAGTCATCAATGATGGGGCCAGAAGGCAGGGACAGCTGCTCTACCGCCAAGGGCTGCATGGGAACTCTTTCTCCCAGAATCCAGGGTACCTAAAGCTGAAGCAGAAAGTAAAACTGAAGAAATTgttcagaaaattaaaattctCTGCACACTATTTAAGAGCCATGCATGCACAGCGTGTCTTCAGAGAACCTCAGCTCCCAGCTTTACCCAGCACCCACCTCAGCCAGGCCAGCAGCACCCTCATTTCCCCATGGCTCTCTTGCGCCCTCTATTGGCCACCCTAGTGGTGTGCAGCTGTAGCTCTGTTAGCTGTCTGGGCTGTGACCTGCCCCAGAACTCTGCCCTGCTTAGCAGAAGGACCTTTGACCTTCTGGACCAAATGAGGAGAATCTCCCCTTTCCTGTGTCTGAAGGACAGAAGGGGCTTTCGACTCCCCCGGGAGATGGTGGACGGCGGTCTGTCGCACAAGGTCCAGGCCATGTCTGTCGTCCATGAGATGCTGCAGCAGACCCTCAGCCTCTTCCACACAGAGCGCTCTTCTGCTCCCTGGAGCGCCCCCCTCCTGCGTGAACTCCTCACTGAGATCCACCAGCAGCTGGAGCTCCTGGACACCTGCTTGGAGCAGGTGATAGTGGAGGAAACATCTGCCCTGATAGCTGAGGATCCCAGTGTGGCCTTAAGGAAGTACTTCCAGAGAATCCTGCTCTacctggaagaaaagaaatacGATGACTGTGCCTGGGAAATTGTCCCAGTGGAGGTCCTGAGAGCCGTCTCTTCAGTGGCCAAGCTGCAAGAAAGGTTGAGTCAGGATAATCATTCTCACTGACCCATCTAATACGTCAACTACGCACATGTACCTAGATATTTCAGAAGGcttttatttcaagtttatctAAGTAATGGTTAAATAAATTCAGGTAATACTTTGCTAGTGTATTAAACAAGTGAATGTTGAAAATTCTTATTTATAGGGGAATCAGtctttttcccctcctttttctgtttttaaatgtaGCTTTGGCAGCCCtcaaatgagaagaaaagaatcaaagaaatacagatgaagcTTACAAAAGGAAGAATAGGACCTTGTACAAAACAGAGATGATAAATACCAATCAAAGTTCCAGATGAATTTTCCTGGTATATGGAGGGAAGGGGTCTTTTACCCAGCCTGGTCCATAACTTCCATGTGAGCTGCCCTGGAATGTAAGCACAGGTGTCTGCTCGGTGATGGAGGAGTGGCGAGTCTGCCAGTGCTTGAGCTGAGTGTGCTTACTTTCATGGACACGAACCACAGTTTATCATCTAAGCCCTCCCCTGGATAGTGCAAGCCTCTGTAGACGCCAGAGTTGCCAACTAGTTATACCTGAATGATTCTGCTACTGTGATTGCCAactaggaagagagaaagatgccTTATGCACCCTGCACCAGCTTCTGCCCAAATACTATACAAGGCACTCAAGAAAGCAGCATTATTGGTGAGAACAAGAAgaattaagctgggcatagtggcacgtgcctttagtcccagcacttgggaggctgaggtaggaggatcactgtgagttggaggccagcctgagactacatagtgagtcacaggtcagtctgggctagatccagaccctacctcaaaaaaaacaaaaaggagaaggaggaggaggaggaggaggaggaggagaagaagaagacgaagaagaagaagaggaggaggaggaggaagaagaagaagaagaagaaggggaggaggaagaagaagaattataaTATGAGGAATGTGTTATTCACATATCTCTTTGCTGAAAACTCAAATGATAGGCTGGCTCCTTGAAGGGCCATCACTGTATCTAGTAACATCTGAAAGAGAAAAGTGAGATCTGATTTGACTAGTCAATGTTATGGTACTAATTGATGGAAATTTCATTCACTAAATAAGCCAGGAGTCTATATTTACTTAAAATGTGCAACTCTTCACAATGAATTTCACCatctacaattttttaaaaaaattacaatatttaTGGAAGGTATCAAAATAGGCTATAGACTCGGAAAAGTAAAGATAACAAGTATATAGCAAAATGACTCTGAGAAAGTCAATTCTCTCCCACCATGTTGTGACTAgataatgtaaaaataaagaaatgttcaCCAGTATTGTTGTGTTATGATGGTTCAACTTGGTTGTCATTTGACAGGATTAAaatcacaatggaaacaaatCACATATTGATGAGGGATTTTGTACATTAGATTAGTTAAGGAGGGGGTGACTCATATCAAATGTGGCCAACACTATTGAATGGGCTGAGGAACTGGACTACATAAAAAGGTAAAAGCTAGCTGGGTGCCAGTGTTAATGGTTCcctgcttcctgattgcagaTGCAATGTAACCAGAtacctctcacctcccatcactaTGCTGTCCCTCACGTGACAGACTATACCTTCAAACTGAACTGGAACAAACCCTTCTCTCGTTAAGTTGTTTTTGACACGTCTTGTCACAGCAATAACAAAAGTACTACCAAAAATTGGTATCAGAAGTGACACCACTGCTGTGATGTACCTGACCTGTTCAGAGGCTTTCAGAGCTAGTGTGTAAGAGGCATGTGGGAGTTTAATGgacaattctggtcagagtttggaAAGTAGACACCAGAAGAAATTGTGACTGTGGAATCCTGGCTCATAAAGTTTAAGAGAGGAACAAGGACTCTACCAAGAACTGGGCTGCAGGGAGTTtatgtgatattctggcaaagaacctGGCTCCATGTTCCCAAATCCTGAaagttttaatacattttaattcAAAAGTAAAAGGGTAGTGCCTTTGGTTGAGGAAATATCAAG carries:
- the LOC101604262 gene encoding interferon omega-1-like, which encodes MALLRPLLATLVVCSCSSVSCLGCDLPQNSALLSRRTFDLLDQMRRISPFLCLKDRRGFRLPREMVDGGLSHKVQAMSVVHEMLQQTLSLFHTERSSAPWSAPLLRELLTEIHQQLELLDTCLEQVIVEETSALIAEDPSVALRKYFQRILLYLEEKKYDDCAWEIVPVEVLRAVSSVAKLQERLSQDNHSH